CTGAGCGTGCAAAAATGGACTGATGGATTAAGAGATGCCAAAGACAATTTGCAGCAGGAGTTTTCTCAACTCAAATCAAAAGAAATAGAACTAGAAGCATCTCTTTCTTTACTTCGTTCTACTCTCGAATCTACTGCCATTGGTATTGTTGCAGTTAACTCTGAGGGAGATATTCTGAGCTTGAATCAGAAATTTGTGGATATGTGGCAGATCCCAGAGTCCCTAATATTATCAAAGAAATGTCCTCGATGCAAAGCCTTTTTTGAGAATAAACTTAAAGATCCACAAGCCTTTAATCGACTAATTTGGGAAGTGTCTAGCCAATCTGATTTCGAGAGCTACGATATTTTGGAATTGAAAGATGGGAGAGTTTTTGCACACTACTCTAAGCCTCACTTGTTGGATGGCAAAATTATTGGTAGAGTCTGGAGTATTTGGGACATTACTGAATCGAAACAGACTGAAGAGGCATTGCGGCTAAACGCAGTTAGATTTCGGACTTTAGCTGAAACAACAGATACCAGCACTTTTCTAATTCAAGGTACGCGGCTTTGCTACATAAATCCAGCAGTAGAGCAACTGACTGGTTATACAAAAGAGGAACTGTTAACGGGTTTTGATCTTCGCCGACTGATTAAAAGCAAAAGACGTAGGCAGGTACGTAAGCAGAGTGAAGCAACTAACTTTGAATACCAAGAGATGAATATTCTGACAAAAAGCGGTACGGAGCGCTGGCTAGCTTGTGCGGTTGTAATGCTGGATGGTGTGCTAGATTTTGGTGGGAAACCAGTAGAAATGATTGCAGGCATTGATATTACCGATTACAAATATGCAGAATTAGGTCTTAACCAAGCTTTAGAACAAGCAAAACAACTTAGCGAACTTAGAGCACGTTTTCTTTCTATGGTTTGCCATCAATTCCGTACACCGTTGAATATTGTTTCATTTTCTAATAGTTTATTAAAGGAAGAAGTAGACAAACGTACACAGAAGAAAATCCAACCACTGCTGGATCACATTCAAAAAGCCACCGAACAACTCGGTCAGATGTTGGATGATATTTTATTCTTCTCTAAGGCAGAAGCAGAAAAAATAAACTATGAGCCAAAGCCACTTGAGTTAGTTGATTTCTGTAATGACTTAGTTGCAGAAATGCAGATGACCATTAGCAAAATTCGGATTAATTTTGTCACTCAAGAAAATTCTCTAACAGCCTGCATAGACAAAAAACTGTTAGAGCCGATTTTAAA
The Nostoc punctiforme PCC 73102 genome window above contains:
- a CDS encoding scytonemin biosynthesis sensor histidine kinase codes for the protein MNSGDYKLARSNTQWSLQPEIEMKFAHFLINQAVDAAFCLGENAQFLYVNDATCRMTEYSREELLSMRLQDIDVDFSLHNWSNINSEGSLTFKSRYRTKRGRIFLVEISISYVKQQDIEFGCAFVREISDEIVELSVQKWTDGLRDAKDNLQQEFSQLKSKEIELEASLSLLRSTLESTAIGIVAVNSEGDILSLNQKFVDMWQIPESLILSKKCPRCKAFFENKLKDPQAFNRLIWEVSSQSDFESYDILELKDGRVFAHYSKPHLLDGKIIGRVWSIWDITESKQTEEALRLNAVRFRTLAETTDTSTFLIQGTRLCYINPAVEQLTGYTKEELLTGFDLRRLIKSKRRRQVRKQSEATNFEYQEMNILTKSGTERWLACAVVMLDGVLDFGGKPVEMIAGIDITDYKYAELGLNQALEQAKQLSELRARFLSMVCHQFRTPLNIVSFSNSLLKEEVDKRTQKKIQPLLDHIQKATEQLGQMLDDILFFSKAEAEKINYEPKPLELVDFCNDLVAEMQMTISKIRINFVTQENSLTACIDKKLLEPILKNLLDNAIKYSPSGITVDLRLSCENEQLIFQVEDRGIGISALDQQRIFEPFYRGTNIDRIPGTGLGLSILKTLVDLHHGQVSVESQLGVGTTFTVTLALIKSEFSSSEL